A stretch of the Planctomycetota bacterium genome encodes the following:
- a CDS encoding STAS domain-containing protein translates to MRIDEQVRGAVTFLRPDGAIAQADSIEFRRQLLDLARRSMGRCVVDASAVPFMDSKALEALLDATDDLARAGRVLKLCGLNETVRTCLDLTGIAPKFDIYDDGVSAARSFL, encoded by the coding sequence ATGCGCATCGACGAGCAGGTTCGTGGAGCCGTCACCTTCCTGAGGCCCGACGGCGCGATCGCCCAGGCCGACTCCATCGAGTTCCGCCGGCAGCTGCTGGATCTGGCCCGCCGCTCGATGGGCCGCTGCGTCGTCGATGCGTCGGCCGTCCCCTTCATGGATAGCAAGGCGCTCGAGGCGCTGCTGGACGCCACCGACGACCTCGCCCGAGCCGGGCGGGTGCTCAAGCTCTGTGGCCTGAACGAGACGGTGCGGACCTGCCTGGACCTCACGGGCATCGCCCCGAAGTTCGACATCTACGACGACGGCGTGTCGGCCGCCAGGAGCTTCCTGTGA